In Streptomyces sp. NBC_01426, one genomic interval encodes:
- a CDS encoding helix-turn-helix domain-containing protein, giving the protein MPMRSSPTARQLRFAAELRRMRERAGLSSAEAAGLLGIKPNQVSNMEAARFGVSPERVRTLACHYDCADTELIEALVAMTGERKGGWWEEYRELLPAGWLDLAELEHHAEGLRDSITMHVPGLLQTPEHAREIFRQAVPALSPPDVEHRVSFRVKRQRILFGDTPTPYQAIIHEAGLRIAVGGPAIAQAQLRHLLDMGEREHVTIRAIPFSAGAVPGSGQSFYYAHGRVPQLDSVQLDQSHGVVFLDAESQLAKYRLLFERIEAVSLPPDHTRDLIADIARHLRKEAP; this is encoded by the coding sequence ATGCCCATGCGTAGCAGCCCCACCGCGCGTCAACTGCGCTTCGCAGCCGAGCTGCGCAGGATGCGCGAGCGTGCCGGACTGTCCTCGGCCGAAGCCGCCGGCCTGCTCGGCATCAAGCCGAACCAGGTCAGCAACATGGAGGCGGCCCGCTTCGGTGTGAGCCCCGAGCGGGTGCGCACACTGGCATGCCACTACGACTGCGCGGACACCGAGTTGATCGAGGCACTGGTCGCGATGACCGGTGAGCGCAAGGGCGGCTGGTGGGAGGAATACCGTGAACTGCTTCCGGCCGGCTGGCTGGACCTCGCCGAACTGGAGCATCACGCAGAGGGGTTGCGCGACTCGATCACCATGCACGTGCCCGGTCTGCTCCAGACTCCCGAGCACGCCCGCGAGATCTTCCGGCAGGCCGTCCCGGCCCTGTCACCACCGGACGTCGAGCATCGCGTCTCGTTCCGCGTGAAACGTCAGCGGATCCTGTTCGGGGACACGCCGACGCCCTACCAGGCGATCATTCACGAGGCCGGGCTCCGCATCGCCGTGGGCGGGCCGGCCATCGCACAGGCCCAGTTGCGACACCTGCTCGACATGGGCGAGCGGGAGCACGTGACCATCCGCGCCATTCCGTTCTCGGCCGGAGCGGTTCCGGGGTCCGGACAGTCGTTCTACTACGCGCACGGGCGGGTACCCCAGCTGGACTCCGTACAACTGGATCAGTCACACGGCGTGGTGTTCCTGGACGCCGAGTCCCAACTCGCCAAGTATCGGCTCCTCTTCGAACGAATCGAAGCGGTGTCCCTACCCCCGGATCACACGCGCGATCTGATCGCCGACATCGCCCGACACCTGCGAAAGGAAGCCCCATGA
- a CDS encoding M15 family metallopeptidase → MRHTSTVRVPAAVVVLCATALSCTSPPPAPRFPAPIPELGARVTAVPPGSLGVTHRAGCPVPADRLRLIRMNHWGFDGKVHQGEMVAHERVVRPLLHVFGKAFEARFPIRRMRVTAAYGGDDDASMAADNTSAFNCRRVTGDPGRLSRHSHGDAVDINPLENPYVDRDGDVHPPAARAHLDREHPTPGMIRAGDVVTRAFREIGWSWGGRWSNPDYQHFSETGG, encoded by the coding sequence GTGCGCCACACCTCCACCGTGCGCGTCCCGGCAGCGGTCGTCGTCCTGTGCGCCACCGCCTTGTCCTGCACCTCGCCGCCCCCGGCGCCGCGCTTCCCGGCCCCGATCCCGGAACTCGGCGCGCGCGTCACGGCCGTTCCGCCGGGCTCGCTCGGCGTGACCCACCGGGCGGGTTGCCCCGTACCGGCCGACCGGCTGCGGCTGATCCGGATGAACCACTGGGGCTTCGACGGCAAGGTCCACCAAGGCGAGATGGTCGCCCACGAGCGGGTCGTCCGCCCGCTGCTGCACGTCTTCGGGAAGGCCTTCGAGGCCAGGTTCCCGATCCGGCGGATGCGGGTGACGGCCGCGTACGGCGGCGACGACGACGCCTCGATGGCCGCCGACAACACCTCCGCCTTCAACTGCCGCCGGGTCACCGGCGACCCGGGCCGGCTCTCCCGGCACTCCCACGGCGACGCGGTCGACATCAACCCCCTGGAGAACCCGTACGTCGACCGCGACGGCGACGTCCACCCGCCCGCGGCCCGCGCCCACCTGGACCGCGAGCACCCCACCCCCGGCATGATCCGCGCGGGCGATGTCGTCACCCGCGCCTTCCGGGAGATCGGCTGGTCCTGGGGCGGACGCTGGAGCAACCCGGACTACCAGCACTTCTCCGAGACCGGCGGCTAG
- a CDS encoding PAS domain-containing protein, with translation MSASGRNETTDDLLAALLDGMDAALCAFDSDGVITHWNREAERILGWSAAEAVGRRGFAGWAVRAADAHDVEDRIMSAQDAPGRQVNEFALLTKDGGRVLVRTQSAGVPGADGKPAGVYCAFSEVHAQIDLERSIALSEALMEDASWGVVLVDVDLRPAVVNTHAARAFGSGRTALLGRPLGELLTQGVEELEGALQHVLAEGAPPSPVELWVSVRTPEGVRRRCWRCGFLRLASPLAEEPVPLGVGWLFQDVTEARRAALDTGQSRFRSNQLYRAGRAAAECEDPAEAAAVRLDFALAGFAEHALVDVLEETGADPGRRRRLVRAAASASGQTLLLPGPGAIPLRYVPMHPALQALDRIGPVRTSAPGGEPVDGWARARHWPEDAAHALCTVLRSRGRTLGALTFLRGVSRAAFERADALYAEEVAARVAADLDLAGRARDRQ, from the coding sequence GTGAGTGCTTCCGGACGTAACGAGACCACCGACGATCTGCTCGCAGCGCTGCTGGACGGGATGGACGCCGCGCTGTGCGCGTTCGACTCCGACGGCGTGATCACCCACTGGAACCGTGAGGCCGAGCGGATCCTCGGCTGGTCCGCCGCCGAGGCGGTGGGCCGGCGCGGGTTCGCGGGCTGGGCGGTGCGCGCCGCCGACGCGCACGACGTGGAGGACCGGATCATGTCCGCCCAGGACGCGCCGGGACGGCAGGTGAACGAGTTCGCGCTGCTGACCAAGGACGGCGGCCGGGTCCTCGTCCGCACCCAGTCCGCCGGCGTCCCGGGCGCGGACGGCAAACCCGCCGGCGTCTACTGCGCGTTCAGCGAGGTCCACGCCCAGATCGACCTGGAGCGTTCCATCGCCCTCAGCGAGGCCCTGATGGAGGACGCCTCCTGGGGCGTCGTCCTGGTGGACGTGGACCTGCGCCCGGCCGTCGTGAACACCCACGCCGCCCGCGCGTTCGGCTCCGGTCGCACCGCGCTCCTCGGCCGGCCGCTCGGCGAACTGCTGACCCAGGGCGTCGAGGAACTGGAGGGCGCCCTCCAGCACGTGCTGGCGGAGGGGGCGCCGCCGTCCCCCGTCGAGCTGTGGGTGTCGGTCCGCACTCCCGAGGGGGTGCGGCGCCGCTGTTGGCGCTGCGGGTTCCTGCGCCTGGCCTCGCCGCTCGCGGAGGAGCCGGTGCCGCTCGGGGTGGGTTGGCTGTTCCAGGACGTCACCGAGGCCCGACGGGCCGCGCTCGACACCGGACAGTCGCGGTTCCGGTCCAACCAGCTGTACCGGGCCGGGCGGGCCGCCGCCGAATGCGAGGACCCCGCCGAGGCCGCGGCGGTACGCCTGGACTTCGCCCTCGCCGGCTTCGCGGAACACGCCCTGGTCGACGTGCTCGAAGAGACGGGCGCGGACCCCGGACGCCGCCGCAGACTCGTCCGGGCGGCGGCGTCGGCGTCCGGCCAGACCCTGCTGCTGCCGGGGCCCGGCGCGATCCCCCTGCGGTACGTGCCCATGCACCCGGCGCTCCAGGCCCTGGACCGGATCGGCCCGGTACGGACCAGCGCCCCCGGCGGCGAGCCGGTCGACGGCTGGGCCCGGGCGCGCCACTGGCCCGAGGACGCGGCGCACGCGCTGTGCACCGTACTGCGCAGCCGGGGCCGCACCCTGGGCGCGCTGACCTTCCTGCGCGGCGTCTCGCGGGCCGCCTTCGAGCGGGCGGACGCGCTCTACGCGGAGGAGGTCGCCGCCCGGGTGGCCGCGGACCTCGACCTGGCGGGCCGGGCCCGCGACCGCCAGTGA
- a CDS encoding PH domain-containing protein: MSARLPREYRIRSEQMAGVYVAVGIGTPGVLLTVLNMEDTPVWVKSLVVALVLAFFGWLVVAAKRCSTSADLKGIRVRRFTGTRRLAWEDVQDIRAAPNPSAHTAKNQPTVVSYAYDDAGRRVQLMYVDDNHVDVAREVDALRAAWEELRGPDWAQDPEAVRRIARHDVRDRRVRQTYLWTVMIIVVGFVVAMVSLFAG, translated from the coding sequence ATGAGCGCACGGCTGCCGCGGGAGTACCGGATCCGCTCGGAGCAGATGGCAGGCGTCTACGTCGCCGTCGGCATCGGCACGCCGGGCGTGCTGCTGACCGTGCTGAACATGGAGGACACCCCGGTGTGGGTGAAGTCCCTGGTCGTGGCCCTGGTGCTGGCCTTCTTCGGCTGGCTGGTCGTGGCCGCGAAACGCTGTTCCACCTCCGCCGACCTCAAGGGCATCCGGGTCCGCCGCTTCACCGGGACCCGCAGGCTGGCCTGGGAGGACGTCCAGGACATCCGCGCCGCCCCGAACCCGAGCGCGCACACCGCGAAGAACCAGCCGACGGTCGTCTCGTACGCCTACGACGACGCCGGCCGCCGCGTCCAGCTGATGTACGTGGACGACAACCACGTCGACGTCGCCCGCGAGGTCGACGCCCTGCGCGCCGCCTGGGAGGAGCTGCGCGGCCCGGACTGGGCGCAGGACCCGGAGGCGGTGCGCCGCATCGCGCGGCACGACGTCCGCGACCGGCGCGTGCGGCAGACCTACCTGTGGACCGTCATGATCATCGTGGTGGGCTTCGTGGTCGCCATGGTGTCGCTGTTCGCCGGCTGA
- a CDS encoding DUF397 domain-containing protein: MTHHDWHRSSYCAEGNSCVYVAVAPDGRVLVAERGDPGEPGDPGHRVLRTSAAAWTALVTEVRTRS; this comes from the coding sequence ATGACCCACCACGACTGGCACCGGTCCTCCTACTGCGCCGAGGGCAACTCCTGCGTGTACGTCGCCGTCGCCCCCGACGGCCGGGTCCTCGTCGCGGAGCGCGGCGACCCCGGTGAACCGGGCGATCCCGGCCACCGCGTCCTGCGGACCAGCGCCGCCGCGTGGACGGCGCTGGTCACGGAGGTCAGGACGAGGTCTTGA
- a CDS encoding SIS domain-containing protein — MSESKLAGQFFDAAIGLLERVRDEEAARIAEAGVIIADAVASGKRLFAFGAGHSSLPAQDVVYRAGGLALMNFLAVPGTAGIDVMPATLGSALERVDGLAGAVLDSSPASDGDVLVIISLSGRNALPVEMAMNARAIGLKVVGVTSVAYATETKSRHVSGTFLKDHCDVVLDSKIAVGDAELSIDGIDAPFAPASTVVTSAIMQAVMAAAAGELAARGVEPPLLRSGNVDGGHEWNGRVMQEYGDRIFFRH, encoded by the coding sequence ATGAGCGAGAGCAAGTTGGCCGGGCAGTTCTTCGACGCGGCCATCGGCCTGCTGGAGCGGGTGCGCGACGAGGAGGCGGCGCGGATCGCCGAGGCCGGCGTGATCATCGCCGACGCCGTCGCGTCCGGGAAGCGGCTCTTCGCCTTCGGGGCCGGGCACTCCTCGCTGCCCGCCCAGGACGTGGTCTACCGGGCCGGCGGGCTCGCCCTGATGAACTTCCTCGCCGTCCCCGGCACCGCCGGCATCGACGTCATGCCCGCCACCCTCGGCAGCGCCCTGGAGCGCGTGGACGGCCTCGCCGGCGCGGTCCTCGACAGCAGCCCGGCCTCCGACGGCGACGTCCTCGTGATCATCTCCCTCTCGGGGCGCAACGCCCTGCCGGTGGAGATGGCCATGAACGCCCGCGCCATCGGCCTGAAGGTCGTCGGGGTGACCTCGGTGGCGTACGCGACCGAGACCAAGTCGCGGCACGTCTCGGGCACCTTCCTCAAGGACCACTGCGACGTCGTCCTGGACAGCAAGATCGCGGTCGGGGACGCCGAACTGAGCATCGACGGCATCGACGCGCCCTTCGCCCCCGCCTCCACCGTCGTGACCAGCGCGATCATGCAGGCCGTGATGGCGGCCGCCGCCGGCGAGCTGGCCGCGCGCGGGGTCGAGCCCCCGCTGCTGCGCTCGGGCAACGTGGACGGCGGGCACGAGTGGAACGGCCGCGTCATGCAGGAGTACGGCGACCGGATCTTCTTCCGCCACTGA
- a CDS encoding transporter produces the protein MTATTASVTAPTTPATTPAVSLTPLFVRLKLSLLKNGLKGSSKRKAVWISSLVFALVVAFFMTLGLSLLHGHPHAGTVVVLLAAILALGWAFMPLFFPTGDETLDPSRLVMLPLRPRPLVRALLASSLVGIGPLFTLCLAVGSVVAVARGVAGVVAAVVAVPLLLLGCVALARAVATANVRLLSSRKGRDLAVLSGLLIAIGAQVVNFASQRLFQAGGLTQLEPVEAVVRWLPPATAVGMVDSVSDGDYAVAAAQLVLTLVALAALLWFWERSLTRLMVTPDGSTIAAAEPQKDRGDGGVWAFLPAGRTGAVMRRSLRYAVRDPKTKASWASALAIGLIVPVFNALQGTGSVYLACFGAGMLGVQMYNQFGQDTSAFWMVAQTISSPRDAFVELRARAYALALITVPYTVLVTAVTAGLLGDWDVFPAGLGMCLALVGSMMCTGSLASAHFPYSIPTDGAFKNVVPGQAGLAWMGIFGGMLVSAVICAPMIALTIYLGVTDRQSLTWILLPLGIVWGTLTTWAGLRIAAPAVSRKLPEILVAVSKG, from the coding sequence ATGACCGCCACCACCGCCTCCGTCACCGCCCCCACCACTCCCGCGACGACGCCCGCCGTCTCCCTGACCCCGCTGTTCGTCCGGCTCAAGCTGTCCCTGCTGAAGAACGGCCTCAAGGGCTCCTCGAAGCGCAAGGCCGTCTGGATCTCCAGCCTCGTCTTCGCGCTGGTCGTCGCCTTCTTCATGACGCTGGGCCTGTCCCTGCTGCACGGGCACCCGCACGCCGGCACCGTCGTGGTGCTGCTCGCGGCGATCCTGGCGCTCGGCTGGGCCTTCATGCCGCTGTTCTTCCCGACCGGCGACGAGACCCTCGACCCGAGCCGGCTGGTCATGCTGCCGCTGCGCCCGCGGCCGCTCGTACGGGCCCTGCTGGCCTCCTCGCTGGTGGGCATCGGCCCCCTGTTCACGCTCTGTCTGGCCGTCGGCTCGGTGGTCGCGGTCGCGCGGGGCGTCGCGGGAGTGGTGGCCGCCGTGGTGGCCGTCCCGCTGCTGCTCCTCGGCTGCGTCGCGCTGGCCCGCGCGGTGGCGACGGCCAACGTGCGGCTCCTGTCCAGCCGCAAGGGACGCGACCTGGCCGTGCTCAGCGGTCTGCTGATCGCGATCGGCGCGCAAGTGGTGAACTTCGCGAGCCAGCGGCTGTTCCAGGCCGGGGGCCTGACGCAGTTGGAGCCGGTCGAGGCCGTGGTGCGCTGGCTGCCGCCGGCGACGGCGGTCGGGATGGTCGACTCGGTGAGCGACGGCGACTACGCGGTGGCCGCCGCCCAACTCGTCCTCACGCTGGTGGCCCTGGCCGCGCTGCTCTGGTTCTGGGAGCGCAGCCTGACCCGGCTGATGGTGACCCCGGACGGCTCCACCATCGCGGCGGCCGAGCCGCAGAAGGACCGGGGCGACGGCGGAGTCTGGGCGTTCCTCCCGGCGGGCCGCACGGGCGCGGTCATGCGGCGCAGCCTGCGCTACGCGGTCCGCGACCCGAAGACCAAGGCGTCCTGGGCGTCGGCGCTGGCCATCGGCCTGATCGTGCCGGTCTTCAACGCCCTCCAGGGCACCGGCTCCGTGTACCTCGCCTGCTTCGGCGCGGGCATGCTCGGCGTCCAGATGTACAACCAGTTCGGGCAGGACACCTCGGCGTTCTGGATGGTCGCCCAGACCATCTCGTCCCCGCGCGACGCGTTCGTCGAACTCCGGGCCCGCGCCTACGCGCTGGCCCTGATCACCGTCCCGTACACAGTGCTGGTCACGGCCGTCACCGCCGGGCTGCTCGGCGACTGGGACGTCTTCCCGGCCGGTCTGGGCATGTGCCTGGCGCTGGTGGGTTCGATGATGTGCACGGGCTCGCTGGCCTCGGCGCACTTCCCGTACTCCATCCCGACGGACGGCGCCTTCAAGAACGTCGTCCCGGGCCAGGCCGGCCTGGCCTGGATGGGGATCTTCGGCGGCATGCTGGTCTCGGCCGTGATCTGTGCGCCGATGATCGCCCTGACGATCTATCTCGGGGTGACGGACCGGCAGTCCCTGACCTGGATCCTGCTTCCGCTGGGCATCGTCTGGGGCACGCTGACCACCTGGGCGGGTCTGCGCATCGCCGCCCCCGCGGTGTCCCGCAAGCTCCCGGAGATCCTCGTGGCGGTCAGCAAGGGCTGA
- a CDS encoding metal-dependent transcriptional regulator, whose protein sequence is MSGLIDTTEMYLRTILELEEEGVVPMRARIAERLDQSGPTVSQTVARMERDGLVAVASDRHLELTEEGRRLATRVMRKHRLAECLLVDVIGLEWEQVHAEACRWEHVMSEAVERRVLELLRHPTESPYGNPIPGLEELGEKAEADPFLEDGMVSLAELDPGAEGKTVVVRRIGEPIQTDAQLMYTLRRAGVQPGSVVSVTESPGGVLVGSGGEAAELDSEVASHVFVAKR, encoded by the coding sequence ATGTCCGGACTGATCGATACCACGGAGATGTATCTCCGCACCATCCTCGAACTGGAAGAGGAAGGTGTTGTCCCCATGCGCGCCCGTATCGCCGAGCGGCTCGATCAGAGCGGCCCGACGGTGAGCCAGACGGTCGCGAGGATGGAGCGCGACGGCCTGGTGGCGGTCGCCAGCGACCGGCACCTGGAGCTGACCGAGGAGGGGCGCAGGCTGGCGACGCGCGTGATGCGCAAGCACCGTCTCGCGGAGTGCCTCCTCGTCGACGTCATCGGCCTGGAGTGGGAGCAGGTGCACGCCGAGGCCTGTCGCTGGGAGCACGTGATGAGCGAGGCGGTGGAGCGGCGGGTGCTGGAGCTGCTGCGCCACCCGACCGAGTCGCCGTACGGGAACCCGATCCCGGGGCTGGAGGAGCTGGGCGAGAAGGCCGAGGCCGATCCGTTCCTGGAGGACGGCATGGTCAGCCTCGCCGAGCTGGACCCGGGCGCCGAGGGCAAGACGGTGGTCGTGCGCCGGATCGGCGAGCCGATCCAGACGGACGCCCAGCTGATGTACACGCTGCGGCGCGCCGGCGTGCAGCCCGGCTCCGTGGTCAGCGTGACGGAGTCCCCGGGCGGGGTGCTGGTCGGCAGCGGCGGAGAGGCGGCGGAACTCGACTCCGAGGTCGCCTCGCACGTCTTCGTGGCGAAGCGCTGA
- a CDS encoding alpha/beta fold hydrolase — protein sequence MVQRIDVTGADGVRLAAWEFREPAGEPGAAPQEPTGQERPGVLLLHGLMGRALHWAGTARWLAEHHRVIALDQRGHGQSAGPAADPGNPTPFGREAFVADAEAVVERLGLAPVTLIGHSMGALTAWQLAARRPDLVAALVICDMRASALGEASQQEWEDWFRRWPLPFPTQDAARRWFGEDDPRVERPDPGRGAFFAEVMHQAPDGWRPVFSRRQMLTARETWVHDAHWEELAQVRCPTLVVRGLDGELGRAEAQEMVRVLPAGQYAEIPDAGHYLHYDQPDAWRGVLEPFLAGVKTSS from the coding sequence GTGGTACAGCGCATCGATGTGACTGGGGCCGACGGCGTCCGCCTGGCTGCCTGGGAGTTCCGCGAGCCGGCCGGCGAGCCGGGTGCCGCCCCCCAGGAGCCCACCGGGCAGGAGCGGCCCGGGGTCCTGTTACTCCACGGTCTGATGGGTCGTGCCCTGCACTGGGCCGGCACCGCCCGCTGGCTCGCGGAACACCACCGCGTGATCGCCCTCGACCAGCGCGGCCACGGCCAGAGCGCCGGTCCCGCGGCCGATCCCGGCAACCCGACCCCCTTCGGGCGCGAGGCCTTCGTGGCCGACGCCGAGGCCGTCGTCGAGCGCCTCGGCCTCGCCCCCGTGACCCTGATCGGCCACTCCATGGGCGCTCTCACCGCCTGGCAGCTCGCCGCCCGCCGCCCCGATCTGGTGGCGGCCCTGGTCATCTGCGACATGCGGGCCTCGGCCCTGGGAGAGGCCTCGCAGCAGGAGTGGGAGGACTGGTTCCGCCGGTGGCCCCTCCCCTTCCCCACACAGGACGCCGCCCGCCGCTGGTTCGGCGAGGACGATCCCCGGGTGGAGCGCCCCGATCCGGGACGCGGCGCGTTCTTCGCCGAGGTCATGCACCAGGCCCCCGACGGCTGGCGCCCCGTGTTCTCCCGCCGCCAGATGCTGACGGCCCGCGAGACGTGGGTCCACGACGCGCATTGGGAGGAACTGGCCCAGGTCCGCTGCCCGACCCTGGTCGTCCGGGGTCTGGACGGCGAACTGGGCCGCGCCGAGGCCCAGGAGATGGTCCGGGTCCTCCCGGCGGGCCAGTACGCGGAGATCCCGGACGCCGGCCACTACCTCCACTACGACCAGCCGGACGCCTGGCGGGGAGTCCTGGAGCCGTTCCTGGCGGGGGTCAAGACCTCGTCCTGA
- a CDS encoding ATP-binding protein translates to MYTTVTPSWAYTLRLPHDPRSAGIARSTLRAVLRSHGMDRLTDTAELLTSELVSNAYRHSRGPCALRVRAMAPERVRVGVWDTNPAIPAPFTEAPAPPGPDAEDADDTDTDTYTATTAEDGRGLLLVRLCAERYGAYRLDGAHRGKLLWVECGP, encoded by the coding sequence ATGTACACCACCGTAACTCCGTCCTGGGCCTACACCCTCCGACTTCCCCACGATCCGCGGTCCGCCGGCATCGCCCGCAGTACCCTGCGCGCCGTGCTGCGGAGCCACGGGATGGACCGGCTGACCGACACCGCCGAGCTGTTGACCAGCGAGCTGGTCTCCAACGCCTACCGGCACTCCCGCGGCCCCTGCGCGCTCCGGGTCCGCGCGATGGCCCCCGAACGGGTCCGGGTCGGCGTCTGGGACACCAACCCGGCCATCCCGGCACCCTTCACGGAGGCGCCCGCCCCGCCCGGCCCCGACGCCGAGGATGCCGACGACACCGACACCGACACCTACACCGCCACCACCGCCGAGGACGGGCGTGGGCTGCTCCTCGTACGGCTCTGCGCGGAGCGCTACGGCGCGTACCGGCTCGACGGCGCGCACCGCGGCAAGCTGCTCTGGGTCGAGTGCGGACCCTAG